Proteins co-encoded in one Nonlabens agnitus genomic window:
- a CDS encoding DUF3078 domain-containing protein yields MKKLLLSALLLAMMATTQAQDADPDAQPQGWSKGGTFQLLFNQSAFNAEWTGGGTSSIAGNAGINYDFNYLDGRTTWDSKIIAEYGITKQDGDDFTRKTNDRLEFNSVYGYKVSEESKWSYSFFFNALTQFTKGYTFSEDPDTGETIRTERTHILSPGYFQAGPGMLYKRDENFSVNIAPATARLIVVDDQFTSGVDYQDGAYFGVDAGESSRFEFGASVNALYKFDIAENITMDNVLLLYSNYLDKPGNVDINYSAAVNMKVNEWLSANLIFQAIYDDNAVGAFQIREVFGLGLNYKL; encoded by the coding sequence ATGAAAAAACTTCTACTTTCTGCCCTGTTGCTAGCAATGATGGCAACCACACAGGCACAAGATGCAGATCCTGATGCTCAACCACAAGGTTGGTCAAAAGGCGGTACGTTTCAATTACTGTTCAATCAATCTGCCTTTAATGCAGAATGGACTGGTGGCGGTACTTCCAGTATTGCTGGAAACGCGGGAATCAATTACGATTTTAATTACCTAGATGGTCGCACCACTTGGGACAGTAAGATCATTGCAGAATACGGTATCACTAAGCAAGACGGTGATGACTTCACTCGCAAGACCAACGACAGGTTGGAATTCAATTCGGTTTATGGGTATAAAGTGTCTGAGGAAAGCAAGTGGTCTTATTCCTTCTTCTTTAATGCACTTACTCAATTTACTAAAGGATACACATTTAGTGAAGATCCTGATACTGGCGAGACGATACGCACCGAGCGTACCCATATTCTTTCTCCAGGATACTTCCAGGCTGGTCCAGGTATGTTATATAAGAGAGACGAAAACTTCTCTGTAAACATCGCACCTGCAACTGCAAGATTGATCGTTGTTGACGATCAGTTTACATCTGGAGTTGATTATCAGGATGGTGCATACTTTGGTGTAGATGCAGGTGAGAGTTCCAGATTTGAATTTGGTGCCTCTGTAAATGCATTGTACAAATTTGATATTGCAGAAAACATCACCATGGACAATGTTCTATTGCTGTACTCCAACTACCTGGACAAACCAGGAAATGTGGACATCAACTACTCTGCAGCAGTAAACATGAAAGTCAACGAATGGCTAAGTGCCAACTTGATTTTCCAAGCAATTTATGACGACAATGCCGTTGGAGCCTTCCAGATACGTGAGGTGTTTGGATTGGGACTTAACTACAAACTATAG
- a CDS encoding DUF2480 family protein, giving the protein MREEIINRVANSKLKNFDLEDYYVAGPRTEIDISQWLMEGLVLMETRFRESVKNTDFTVYKNHHVALNCSTDAIVPPWAWMLLQSQLTGIAETVVLGTLEDLETHLYRNVMAHIDLSSYKDLPVIVKGCSKKPVPVAAYLMITEKLQGIASSVMYGEACSSVPVYKKRR; this is encoded by the coding sequence ATGAGAGAAGAAATCATCAATCGTGTTGCAAATTCCAAGCTCAAGAATTTTGACCTTGAGGATTATTATGTCGCAGGACCGCGCACAGAGATTGATATCTCGCAATGGTTGATGGAAGGATTAGTGTTGATGGAAACTCGCTTTCGCGAAAGCGTAAAAAACACAGACTTCACGGTCTATAAAAATCATCACGTTGCCCTTAATTGCAGTACAGACGCCATAGTGCCGCCGTGGGCATGGATGTTACTGCAATCTCAATTGACTGGAATAGCCGAGACCGTAGTCCTTGGAACTCTTGAAGACCTGGAGACTCATTTGTACCGCAATGTAATGGCTCATATTGATCTGTCCAGTTATAAAGACCTGCCGGTAATTGTAAAAGGCTGTTCTAAAAAGCCAGTTCCCGTTGCAGCATACCTAATGATTACAGAGAAGCTTCAAGGCATCGCCAGCAGCGTGATGTATGGAGAAGCCTGTTCATCGGTTCCTGTTTACAAAAAACGCCGGTAG
- a CDS encoding SUF system Fe-S cluster assembly protein, protein MEEINGQELGEKVIRVIKTIYDPEIPVDIYELGLIYDVMVSEEAEVKVLMTLTSPNCPVAESLPAEVEEKIKSLKEVKDAEVEITFDPPWNKDLMSEEAKLELGML, encoded by the coding sequence ATGGAAGAAATCAACGGACAAGAACTAGGTGAAAAGGTCATACGCGTTATCAAAACCATTTATGATCCAGAAATTCCAGTGGATATTTATGAACTGGGATTGATCTATGACGTGATGGTAAGTGAAGAAGCAGAGGTAAAAGTGCTCATGACTTTAACATCACCCAACTGCCCAGTAGCAGAATCACTGCCTGCCGAGGTTGAGGAAAAAATTAAGTCTCTTAAAGAAGTCAAGGATGCAGAAGTGGAGATCACTTTTGATCCACCATGGAACAAGGACTTGATGAGTGAAGAGGCAAAGCTAGAACTGGGAATGCTCTAA
- a CDS encoding SufE family protein, translating into MSSIKEIQEEIVDEFAMFDDWMQRYEYMIDLGKSLPIIDEQYKDEDHIIKGCQSKVWVHADLDQDKVVFTADSDAIITKGIIAILIRAWSNQKPQDILEADTDFIDEIGLKEHLSPTRANGLVSMIKQLKMYAVAYQSQLN; encoded by the coding sequence ATGAGTAGCATAAAAGAAATACAAGAAGAAATCGTAGACGAGTTCGCCATGTTTGACGACTGGATGCAACGCTATGAATACATGATCGATCTAGGTAAAAGTTTGCCCATTATTGATGAGCAATACAAAGACGAGGATCACATCATCAAAGGTTGTCAGTCTAAAGTATGGGTTCACGCAGATCTTGACCAAGACAAAGTCGTTTTTACCGCAGACAGTGATGCCATTATAACAAAAGGGATAATTGCTATTCTCATACGTGCCTGGTCCAACCAAAAACCGCAGGATATTCTGGAAGCAGATACAGATTTTATTGATGAAATAGGCCTTAAAGAGCACTTATCTCCTACTCGAGCAAATGGCTTGGTATCAATGATCAAACAACTTAAAATGTACGCAGTGGCGTATCAATCACAACTTAATTAA
- a CDS encoding META domain-containing protein, with the protein MKTKFLLFGMMILTLVACDELEDINGSYEVVTIDGQNMAGQGITINIDMSEKENRISGNNSCNEYSGTFENPEANNVDIGMIMATKMYCEEKAKTEQLFMNQLALVKKAEYKNDHLRLMDEDGMVLIKAKRVNE; encoded by the coding sequence ATGAAAACTAAATTTCTACTTTTTGGGATGATGATTTTGACACTTGTTGCCTGCGATGAGCTGGAAGATATCAATGGGTCTTATGAGGTCGTTACCATTGATGGTCAAAATATGGCCGGTCAAGGCATCACTATCAATATAGATATGTCAGAAAAAGAAAATCGTATCTCTGGAAACAACAGCTGTAATGAATACAGCGGTACGTTTGAAAATCCAGAAGCAAATAATGTGGACATTGGAATGATCATGGCAACTAAGATGTACTGTGAAGAAAAGGCAAAAACAGAGCAGTTATTCATGAATCAGCTGGCGTTAGTCAAAAAAGCAGAATACAAAAACGATCACTTGAGATTGATGGATGAAGATGGAATGGTATTGATCAAGGCAAAAAGAGTCAATGAGTAG
- a CDS encoding aminotransferase class V-fold PLP-dependent enzyme: MLDIKKIRADFPILNREVNGQPLVYFDNAATSQKPLQVIEKITEYYTLYNANIHRGVHALSQEATDLFEASREKCRAFFNIPTARQCIFTSGNTHSINAVASGAHVFVKEGDEVIVSAVEHHSNIVPWQMLCERVGAYLKVIPVMDNGQLDMKAYHDLLNPKTAFVVVNHISNALGVTNPVKEIIAGAHKHQAKVLIDGAQSCGHMKVDVQELNADFYTMAGHKMCGPTGIGLLYGKEEALNELPPYQGGGEMIDQVSFEKTTYAGLPHKFEAGTPNIAGGIALGAAVDYLNSIGMDAIAAYEHELLVYGTEQIKTIPGATIYGDVADKAAVISFNVDGIHPYDIGTIVDKLGIAVRTGHHCAQPVMDRYQIAGTIRASFAFYNTKEEIDVMVQALHRAVKMLS, from the coding sequence ATGCTAGACATCAAAAAAATACGTGCCGATTTTCCCATTCTCAACCGTGAGGTGAATGGACAGCCTTTGGTTTATTTTGACAATGCAGCGACTTCACAAAAGCCATTGCAGGTCATTGAAAAAATCACGGAATACTACACACTTTACAATGCCAATATCCATCGCGGTGTTCATGCCTTAAGTCAGGAAGCCACAGATCTATTTGAAGCTTCCCGAGAAAAGTGTCGCGCATTTTTCAACATCCCAACCGCTAGACAGTGCATTTTCACCTCGGGAAACACACATAGTATCAACGCTGTTGCTAGTGGTGCACATGTGTTTGTGAAAGAAGGTGATGAAGTCATCGTTAGTGCGGTTGAACATCATTCCAATATCGTTCCATGGCAAATGCTGTGTGAACGAGTTGGTGCTTATTTAAAGGTCATTCCAGTAATGGATAACGGCCAGCTGGACATGAAGGCCTATCACGATTTGTTGAATCCCAAAACCGCTTTTGTCGTTGTCAATCACATTTCTAATGCCTTAGGTGTCACAAATCCAGTAAAAGAGATCATTGCTGGCGCTCATAAACATCAAGCTAAAGTGCTTATCGATGGCGCACAATCTTGTGGTCACATGAAAGTTGATGTGCAGGAACTCAATGCAGACTTTTATACCATGGCAGGTCACAAAATGTGCGGTCCAACAGGAATAGGACTACTTTATGGAAAAGAAGAGGCATTAAACGAACTCCCACCATATCAAGGCGGCGGCGAGATGATTGATCAGGTGAGCTTTGAAAAGACGACTTATGCAGGATTACCTCACAAATTTGAGGCTGGTACGCCTAATATCGCTGGTGGTATCGCCTTAGGTGCTGCAGTAGACTACCTCAATAGCATAGGCATGGATGCAATCGCTGCCTATGAACATGAATTACTGGTTTATGGGACAGAGCAAATTAAAACCATTCCAGGAGCTACCATTTACGGTGATGTGGCTGACAAAGCGGCGGTAATTTCATTCAATGTTGATGGGATTCACCCATATGACATAGGAACGATTGTTGACAAGTTAGGTATTGCTGTGCGCACGGGCCACCACTGCGCGCAACCAGTGATGGATCGCTATCAAATAGCAGGAACCATAAGAGCCAGCTTTGCATTCTATAATACAAAGGAAGAGATAGACGTTATGGTACAGGCTTTGCACCGTGCAGTAAAGATGTTATCTTAA
- the sufD gene encoding Fe-S cluster assembly protein SufD, whose amino-acid sequence MSFKDNILSSFMALENEVDTDSYVHELRNKALSDFEEKGLPLRKDEAYKYTSLKALFNKDYSLFPKKEVTLDYAEIKKYLIHQIDAYRVIFVDGVYSSQLSQTTHEQFDVCLMSSTLNNPKYAPIIETYYNQLAGKDSLTSLNTAFAREGAYIHIPKNIAVNKPIEIVYFSTGSEAAMMVQPRNLVVVGENSQVQIIERHQSLTENNVLTNSVTEVFADQRSLVDYYKIQNDQQSASLIDHTNVQQQTNSEVRLHTFSFGGALTRNNLNFFQLGEHCNSLLNGVTIIGDKQHVDHSTLVHHTAPNCESYQEYKQIFDDRAVGVFNGKVLVDKIAQKINAFQQNNNILVSDKATINAKPQLEIFADDVRCSHGCTIGQLDEEAMFYMQSRGIGKKEARALLMFAFANSVLESVKIPEIKSRITKLIAMKLGVEIGFDL is encoded by the coding sequence ATGAGTTTTAAAGATAACATCCTTTCCTCTTTTATGGCCCTTGAAAATGAGGTCGATACAGATAGCTATGTGCATGAACTGCGCAACAAGGCCTTATCTGATTTTGAGGAAAAAGGACTGCCGTTACGTAAGGATGAGGCCTACAAATACACATCCTTAAAAGCGCTTTTCAATAAAGATTACAGCCTATTCCCTAAAAAGGAAGTCACGCTGGATTATGCAGAGATCAAAAAATACCTCATCCATCAAATCGATGCTTATCGTGTGATATTTGTTGATGGTGTTTACAGTTCGCAGCTTTCTCAAACCACACACGAGCAGTTTGATGTGTGTTTGATGTCCAGCACGTTGAACAATCCAAAGTATGCTCCGATAATTGAAACCTATTATAACCAGTTAGCAGGTAAGGATAGCTTAACGTCTCTCAATACGGCTTTTGCCAGAGAAGGTGCCTATATCCATATCCCTAAAAACATAGCCGTCAATAAGCCTATAGAGATCGTTTATTTCTCCACAGGTAGTGAGGCAGCTATGATGGTCCAACCACGTAATCTTGTAGTAGTAGGTGAAAATTCACAAGTACAAATTATAGAGCGCCACCAAAGCTTGACTGAAAACAATGTACTAACTAACAGCGTAACTGAAGTTTTTGCAGATCAACGCTCTTTAGTGGATTACTATAAGATTCAAAACGACCAACAAAGCGCATCCCTTATTGACCATACCAACGTGCAGCAACAAACCAATAGCGAGGTGCGTTTGCACACGTTCTCATTTGGCGGTGCTTTGACACGTAACAACTTGAACTTTTTCCAGTTGGGTGAGCACTGTAACTCACTGCTCAATGGTGTGACGATTATAGGTGATAAGCAACATGTGGATCATTCCACGTTAGTGCACCACACCGCGCCTAATTGTGAGAGTTATCAAGAATACAAACAGATTTTTGATGATCGTGCTGTAGGTGTCTTTAATGGTAAGGTACTGGTAGATAAAATTGCCCAAAAAATCAATGCCTTCCAGCAGAATAACAACATTTTGGTTAGTGATAAAGCTACTATAAATGCCAAGCCGCAACTGGAAATATTTGCAGATGATGTGCGCTGTTCACACGGTTGTACTATAGGACAACTGGATGAAGAAGCGATGTTCTACATGCAGTCTCGCGGTATAGGTAAAAAAGAAGCTAGAGCACTATTGATGTTTGCTTTTGCAAATTCAGTCTTGGAAAGCGTCAAGATTCCTGAAATCAAATCGCGCATCACAAAATTGATCGCCATGAAATTAGGTGTAGAGATTGGGTTTGATTTATAG
- the sufC gene encoding Fe-S cluster assembly ATPase SufC has product MLKVKNLHATIDGKEILRGINLEVKAGEVHAIMGPNGSGKSTLANVIAGREEYEMSEGEISMNDEDITELDPEERAHRGVFLSFQYPVEIPGVSVTNFMKTAINETRKAQGKDEMPAKDMLKMIREKSELLEIDRKFLSRSLNEGFSGGEKKRNEIFQMAMLEPKLAILDETDSGLDIDALRIVANGVNKLRSKDNATIVITHYQRLLDYIVPDYVHVLFNGRIVKSGGKELAHELEERGYDWIKEEVEA; this is encoded by the coding sequence ATGTTGAAAGTAAAAAACCTGCACGCCACTATCGACGGCAAGGAAATATTAAGAGGAATCAATCTAGAGGTAAAAGCTGGAGAAGTCCACGCGATCATGGGACCTAACGGTTCTGGAAAATCTACGTTAGCAAACGTGATTGCCGGTCGTGAGGAATACGAAATGTCAGAAGGTGAAATCTCTATGAACGATGAAGATATTACGGAGCTTGATCCAGAAGAAAGAGCACACAGAGGCGTTTTTCTATCCTTTCAATATCCTGTAGAGATTCCTGGTGTAAGCGTCACCAACTTCATGAAAACGGCCATCAATGAGACGCGTAAGGCTCAAGGTAAGGACGAGATGCCTGCAAAGGACATGTTGAAGATGATACGCGAGAAGTCAGAACTTCTTGAAATCGATCGCAAATTTCTTTCCAGATCATTGAATGAAGGTTTTTCTGGTGGTGAAAAGAAGCGTAACGAGATATTCCAGATGGCTATGTTAGAGCCTAAACTGGCCATTCTTGACGAGACTGATTCTGGTCTTGACATCGACGCTTTACGTATCGTTGCTAATGGTGTCAACAAATTGCGCAGTAAGGACAATGCGACTATCGTGATTACTCACTACCAGCGTTTGCTTGATTATATCGTTCCAGATTACGTACATGTTCTTTTCAATGGACGCATCGTGAAATCTGGTGGTAAAGAATTGGCGCACGAGTTGGAAGAGCGCGGTTACGACTGGATCAAAGAAGAAGTAGAAGCATAG
- a CDS encoding component of SufBCD complex, with protein sequence MRSLLLSLFLCIGLLVGCKNESEPKSTEENVLTYDEPRYKGDFIYLADAAVLSTSDDIYAVKIDEKATELASKAKEFQRTPYDMVQVVVTGELVPNPLKAETGEGWDQMLVIDKIIEVRKSKSSSVIQAQEQEDN encoded by the coding sequence ATGAGAAGCCTTCTCCTTTCACTCTTCTTATGCATCGGTCTACTGGTAGGTTGCAAGAATGAATCTGAACCAAAAAGTACAGAGGAAAACGTGCTTACCTATGATGAGCCACGGTACAAAGGCGATTTCATTTATCTAGCAGATGCGGCGGTACTTTCCACCAGCGACGATATTTATGCGGTGAAAATTGACGAAAAGGCAACAGAGCTGGCCAGCAAGGCCAAAGAGTTTCAAAGAACACCATACGATATGGTACAAGTAGTTGTGACTGGCGAACTAGTTCCGAATCCACTAAAGGCAGAAACCGGCGAAGGCTGGGATCAAATGCTGGTCATTGATAAAATTATAGAAGTGCGCAAATCAAAATCATCCAGTGTGATTCAAGCGCAAGAACAAGAAGATAACTAA
- a CDS encoding N-acyl homoserine lactonase family protein — protein sequence MKNIIYIIATVLLLTSCNDFKKGFEEGMTNAEAEAAQQDSLANLPEVKLHIFDGGSVLAKQKVMFSEGDRYEGESIQLAAPFYIIQHPEGTLLWDTGLPEGLVGQGDVTPEGDAFTISRSEKIVDQLKSVGLTPADIDMIAFSHVHFDHTGAANNFPNAKWLVQQTELDFINSDAIKGNPFYAPDSFSELKNTQVLNGDFDIFNDGSVVVKSFPGHTAGHQALFLSLKESGPTLLSGDTYHFEQNREDAVVPQFNYDIPESKQSIEEFEAFAKAKNATVIIQHDLDDFKNTVAKTPLK from the coding sequence ATGAAAAACATAATTTACATTATTGCAACAGTGTTGTTGCTTACTTCATGTAACGACTTCAAAAAAGGTTTTGAAGAAGGAATGACAAATGCAGAGGCTGAGGCAGCCCAGCAAGATAGCCTTGCCAATCTACCAGAGGTAAAACTCCACATTTTTGATGGTGGTAGTGTTTTGGCAAAACAAAAAGTCATGTTCTCTGAAGGTGATCGTTATGAAGGAGAATCCATCCAACTAGCGGCACCGTTTTATATCATACAGCACCCAGAAGGAACTTTATTATGGGACACAGGTCTTCCAGAAGGACTTGTAGGTCAAGGCGATGTCACTCCAGAAGGTGACGCGTTTACCATTTCACGCAGTGAGAAAATTGTTGATCAATTAAAGTCGGTAGGATTAACTCCAGCAGATATTGACATGATTGCGTTTTCACACGTACACTTTGATCACACTGGTGCTGCAAACAATTTCCCAAATGCAAAATGGTTAGTACAACAAACTGAGCTGGATTTTATCAATAGCGACGCCATCAAAGGCAATCCGTTTTATGCTCCAGATTCATTTAGCGAGTTGAAAAACACGCAAGTGCTTAATGGAGACTTTGATATCTTCAACGACGGTAGTGTGGTGGTTAAATCCTTTCCAGGTCACACCGCAGGACACCAAGCGCTATTCCTTAGCTTAAAGGAATCTGGTCCGACCCTATTATCCGGTGACACGTACCACTTTGAGCAAAACCGTGAGGATGCTGTCGTTCCACAATTTAACTATGACATTCCAGAGAGTAAGCAAAGTATTGAAGAGTTTGAAGCTTTCGCGAAAGCGAAAAACGCAACAGTCATTATACAACATGACCTAGATGACTTCAAAAATACAGTCGCCAAAACACCGCTTAAGTAA
- the sufB gene encoding Fe-S cluster assembly protein SufB, with protein MAKYTEEELQKELETKEYEYGFYTDIESDTIPVGLSEDVVRMISAKKNEPQWMTEWRLEAYRHFVSMHEPEWANVTYEKPDLQAISYYSAPSKKPKYESLDEVDPELLDTFKRLGISIDEQKMLAGVAVDIVMDSVSVATTFKKTLAEKGIIFCSISEAIQEHPELVKKYLGTVIPQKDNYYASLNAAVFSDGSFCYIPKGVRCPMELSTYFRINQAGTGQFERTLVVADEGSYVSYLEGCTAPSRDENQLHAACVELIALDDAEIKYSTVQNWYPGNKEGKGGVYNFVTKRGICEKNAKISWTQVETGSAITWKYPSCILKGDNSVGEFYSIAVTNNFQQADTGTKMTHIGKNTKSTIISKGISAGKSQNSYRGLVQINSRASNARNFSQCDSLLMGNECGAHTFPYIETKNNSAKVEHEATTSKIGEDQIFYCNQRGIDTEKAIALIVNGFSKEVLNKLPMEFAVEAQKLLEISLEGSVG; from the coding sequence ATGGCAAAATATACTGAGGAAGAATTACAAAAAGAACTCGAGACTAAGGAGTACGAGTATGGATTCTATACAGATATTGAATCTGACACCATTCCCGTAGGCTTAAGTGAAGATGTGGTGCGCATGATAAGCGCTAAGAAAAATGAGCCGCAATGGATGACAGAATGGAGACTTGAGGCATATCGTCACTTTGTAAGCATGCATGAGCCAGAATGGGCAAACGTGACTTATGAAAAACCAGACTTACAAGCCATTTCATACTATTCTGCACCTAGTAAGAAACCGAAATATGAAAGTCTTGACGAGGTTGATCCAGAATTGCTGGACACTTTTAAAAGATTGGGTATTTCCATTGATGAGCAAAAAATGCTTGCTGGTGTAGCGGTAGATATCGTGATGGACTCGGTTTCTGTAGCAACGACATTCAAGAAAACACTCGCCGAGAAAGGCATTATCTTCTGCTCCATTTCTGAAGCTATTCAAGAGCATCCAGAATTGGTAAAGAAATACTTGGGAACCGTGATCCCGCAAAAAGATAATTACTATGCGTCCTTGAATGCAGCCGTATTCTCTGATGGTTCTTTCTGTTACATTCCTAAAGGCGTACGTTGTCCTATGGAATTGAGCACCTACTTCCGTATCAATCAAGCGGGAACAGGACAATTTGAAAGAACCCTTGTAGTGGCAGATGAAGGTAGTTATGTGAGTTACCTAGAAGGTTGTACTGCACCATCACGTGATGAAAACCAATTGCATGCGGCTTGTGTGGAATTGATTGCCCTTGATGATGCAGAAATCAAGTATTCTACCGTACAAAACTGGTATCCAGGAAACAAAGAAGGAAAAGGTGGCGTCTACAATTTTGTAACCAAACGTGGTATTTGCGAGAAAAACGCTAAGATCTCTTGGACACAAGTAGAAACTGGTAGTGCCATCACATGGAAATATCCTAGTTGTATTTTGAAAGGTGACAACAGCGTTGGGGAATTCTACTCTATCGCGGTAACCAACAACTTCCAGCAGGCAGATACGGGAACCAAGATGACGCACATTGGTAAAAACACCAAGTCTACGATTATCTCAAAAGGTATCAGTGCCGGTAAATCGCAAAACTCTTATCGTGGCCTAGTACAAATCAACTCAAGAGCCAGTAATGCCCGTAACTTTTCACAATGTGATAGTTTGTTGATGGGTAACGAGTGTGGTGCACACACGTTTCCGTATATCGAGACTAAAAACAACAGTGCCAAAGTCGAACACGAGGCAACGACCAGTAAAATAGGTGAAGACCAGATTTTCTACTGCAATCAGCGTGGTATCGATACTGAAAAAGCAATTGCACTTATCGTCAATGGCTTTTCCAAAGAAGTATTGAACAAGCTACCAATGGAGTTTGCCGTAGAAGCACAAAAACTACTAGAAATAAGCCTAGAAGGATCTGTAGGATAG
- a CDS encoding HesB/IscA family protein — protein sequence MINVSETAKNKLTSLMSEEGYSIDKDFVRVGVKSGGCSGLSYDLTFDKNTVETDKVFEDNQVRIVVDKRSFLYLVGTTLEFSGGLNGKGFVFNNPNAQRTCGCGESFSL from the coding sequence ATGATTAATGTTTCTGAAACAGCAAAAAATAAACTAACCTCGCTCATGAGTGAGGAAGGTTACTCCATCGACAAGGATTTTGTTCGTGTGGGCGTCAAGAGTGGCGGTTGCAGCGGTCTGTCCTATGATTTGACCTTTGATAAAAATACCGTTGAGACTGACAAAGTATTTGAAGATAACCAGGTACGCATCGTTGTTGACAAGCGCAGCTTTCTGTATCTAGTAGGAACGACCCTAGAATTTAGTGGTGGTTTGAACGGTAAGGGTTTTGTTTTCAATAATCCCAATGCGCAACGCACCTGTGGATGTGGAGAAAGCTTTTCTCTATAA
- the thiL gene encoding thiamine-phosphate kinase yields the protein MIEDKNPLRTPIEQLGEFGLIDHITKNFATQNAGTVRAIGDDAAVIKHDKHTVVTTDMLVEGIHFDLSYVPLKHLGYKAVMVNLSDVYAMNAIATQVTVSIAISNRFPVEAVEELYDGIALACQNYGVDLIGGDTTASNSGLIISVTALGEQEPDKIVYRSGAKDGDLLVVSGDVGAAYMGLQILEREKAVFKANPNNQPDIEAYSYLIERQLKPEARKDIPKLLEELDVLPTSMIDVSDGLSSEMIHLCKQSSVGMKIYEDKIPLDPTVISSCEEFNLDSTTVALSGGEDYELLFTVKQEDFPKIKANPNLSIIGHVLPQSDGIHLVTRGGEQVAIKAMGWNSFES from the coding sequence ATGATTGAAGATAAAAATCCCTTAAGAACACCGATTGAGCAACTGGGCGAATTCGGTTTGATAGACCATATTACTAAAAACTTTGCGACCCAAAATGCGGGAACCGTAAGAGCCATAGGCGACGATGCGGCCGTCATCAAGCACGATAAGCACACGGTTGTCACAACAGATATGCTTGTGGAAGGCATCCACTTTGATTTAAGTTATGTGCCTCTCAAGCATTTGGGTTATAAAGCAGTGATGGTCAATTTGTCAGATGTCTATGCCATGAATGCCATCGCGACACAAGTGACGGTTTCCATTGCCATTTCCAACCGTTTTCCTGTAGAAGCGGTAGAAGAATTGTACGATGGTATCGCACTGGCTTGTCAAAATTATGGTGTCGACCTTATAGGTGGTGATACTACGGCCAGCAATAGTGGTTTGATCATTTCAGTAACTGCGCTGGGAGAACAGGAACCAGACAAGATTGTGTATAGATCTGGTGCTAAAGATGGTGATTTGCTGGTAGTTTCTGGCGATGTAGGTGCGGCTTACATGGGATTGCAAATCCTTGAGCGCGAGAAAGCTGTGTTTAAAGCTAACCCAAATAACCAGCCAGATATCGAGGCGTACAGTTATTTGATTGAGCGTCAACTCAAGCCTGAGGCTAGAAAGGATATTCCTAAACTATTAGAAGAGCTGGACGTATTACCTACCAGCATGATTGATGTAAGTGATGGCTTAAGCTCTGAAATGATTCATTTGTGCAAGCAATCTAGTGTTGGGATGAAAATCTATGAGGATAAAATCCCGCTGGACCCAACAGTCATTAGTTCTTGTGAAGAATTCAATCTGGATAGTACAACCGTGGCTTTGAGTGGTGGCGAGGATTATGAGCTATTGTTTACTGTGAAGCAGGAAGATTTCCCTAAGATTAAAGCAAATCCTAACCTATCCATCATAGGGCACGTTTTACCTCAAAGTGATGGTATACACCTGGTCACGCGAGGCGGCGAGCAGGTTGCCATTAAGGCAATGGGATGGAACAGTTTTGAAAGCTAG